From Candidatus Hydrogenedentota bacterium:
ACCGTTGGACGGCGGCTGCCTTAGACGCCTATTTACAGTATGGCTTCACGGTGGATGACGGGGGCGCAATTCATTTGAAGTGTCGTCCTTCTATTGAGGCGCAAGTCTATGGGAGCGGCGGTTACACGCCTCTTTTGGAGCGCCTAGGCGAGATTAGAACGCCTGTGCTTCTGGTTACGGGCTCAGAGAGTTACATGACCGCCTTTGCAGAGGAACAGCATCGTCGGCTTGCCCATAGTGAATTGCTGGTATTGCCGAATACAGGGCATTTCATTCCGCAAGAACAGCCCCTTCGCTGTGCGGAACTGATTACTGCTTGGGCACGGGGCCTTTGTCCTTCGGTTGAAGGTTCTTAGCCTTGTGCTATTTGGTTTTGTTTAATGTTGCGCCGCAATCGCCGCAGTCTGAAATATAAGGGTACCATGAAGAAGGTCATGAGTACGCTGATGCCAAGGGTGAGGGAGTTTGTTTTTCCGATGCCTTGGGCGGTGTCGCCGCGCACAAAGAAGCCGATGACCTCTTCTTGTACGATGGGTCCGATGCTTCCGAGTCCATTGACAATGCCTGCTACAGCGACACTATTTTTAGCTCCTGCAATCTCGACGGCTCCGGCGCTGCTCAAGAGCATGTCCGGTCCATAGAGCATAAAGCCTACAATACAATAGCTCAATGCGATGCGCAAGGGTGAGGTGCCCAAGTAGATGACGGAGAGATATCCGAGGATAGTCCCCATACCCAAAACGAGACAAAGGGCTGCCCAGTTGCCGCGGAACCACCGATCCAACAAGTATCCGGAAGCAATGCAGCCGCCCATTCCGGCGAGATCAAATCCGAGGGAGTATACACTTGCTGCGCTCACACACAATCCTTGGGTATTCAGGAATGCGGGCAGCCAAGAATCGAGGGCATAGCGCATAAATTTGACGCAGAAATAACCTGCGCCCATGATGAGTACCATGGGATGGAAAGCTAGTTTTAAATAATCTGCAAAAGAAACTTTCTCTTCCTTGGATGCGTCGATGGACTGCTGTTCTTTTTCGTCGGAGGTGACCAAGGCTTCCAGGCCGAGATCTTCAGGTTTGTTACGCTGCCAAAAATAGAGGAGCCACCACGTAAGCGAGGTCGCCGCGGTGCAGCCAAAGAAGGCCCAACGCCAGCCTGCCATTCCTAAGTATAGCCCGCTTATTCCCAAAAACAGCGCGGTCAATCCCTTGACTAAGATATTGCCGAACATATAATGGGTGGTCCAAATGCCAATGATACGGCCGCGCTCATGGACGCGTATCCATTCGGAAACGGCGCCAACGCAGGCAGGCCAACCCGCGGCTTGGAGCAAGCCATTGAAAATCATAAAGACGAGGAAGGTGCTGTAGGAATTGGCGAAGCCAAAAATAACATTGCAGACCATGGAAAAGCCCAGTCCGCCGAGCAGCAGTACGCGGGCGCCCCAGCGTCGTCCTACAAAACTGCTGATGAACTGACCTATCATATAGGCAACCAAGAAGGCGGTCCAGATGTGAGCAGTATCGGAAAGTTCCCATCCTAGCTCATCGACAATGGAGGTCTTACATAAGGTGAAGACCTTGCGCGTGAGATAAAAACCTACGTAACCCAGGTAGGTGGAAATCAGAATACGATTGCGCCACATGCGGTGTTCGTTCGTGAATGTTGCGGTCATGGAGTATCCTTTGCCGTAAAAATAGAAGAACGAGAATCAACGCTCTTGTTTATGTTTTGCCTGATGGATGGAACAGACCCAAGGCAGTATACAGGGATTAGTAGGGGGACAATCAATGTTAACGAGCGCTGCAGCGGGTATAGTGTGGGTTGGAAAAGATGTTCCCTATCCTTTTATACTCTAGTGTTGGACATGCGCTTTAGCGGCGCACGGATTCAAAGCCTCTCTTAGGCAAGGAGTTTTCATGATCCTATTACGTGTCGTTTTACTTTTTTGTGTGGTGGTGTTGTTGCCCTGCAGCGCGGAAGAAGACCGTATCATCATCTACGACTCTGCCGATGACACAGGCTTGAACGACTCTGATATGCACATTCAATTTCATCAACGGAAAGAGGAGGAAAAGAAGGAGCCTCTTCGTGCGCCTGCCTATACGCTGATGGCACAGCCTTGTACAGGCTGGTATTTTCAACAGGGTATTACGCTGTACAATGCCGATTCTGACCGGGAACTGTTATTGCTCACCTCCGCCACGGAATCGGTGGGCGCTGTCCTTGCCCTTGTTGCTTTGGATAGCGGCGCTTCCGTGTCTATGGAAATTCCGGGAACAGCGGGGGCTTGGGCCTTGTCTCCCATGACAGGCGACCGTGTGGCGATTGGCACCTATTATGACGGCGCTATTCATATCTATAGCTTGGAAGAGGACAAAATCGTGGACACGGTAGATCTTCCCGGCGAAGCCTATGTGTGGAATCTGGTGACGGGGAAGGACGGGCGCTTATACGGGGGGAGCTTTCCCGGCGGCAAATTATTTGCCTTGGATCAGAACA
This genomic window contains:
- a CDS encoding MFS transporter — protein: MTATFTNEHRMWRNRILISTYLGYVGFYLTRKVFTLCKTSIVDELGWELSDTAHIWTAFLVAYMIGQFISSFVGRRWGARVLLLGGLGFSMVCNVIFGFANSYSTFLVFMIFNGLLQAAGWPACVGAVSEWIRVHERGRIIGIWTTHYMFGNILVKGLTALFLGISGLYLGMAGWRWAFFGCTAATSLTWWLLYFWQRNKPEDLGLEALVTSDEKEQQSIDASKEEKVSFADYLKLAFHPMVLIMGAGYFCVKFMRYALDSWLPAFLNTQGLCVSAASVYSLGFDLAGMGGCIASGYLLDRWFRGNWAALCLVLGMGTILGYLSVIYLGTSPLRIALSYCIVGFMLYGPDMLLSSAGAVEIAGAKNSVAVAGIVNGLGSIGPIVQEEVIGFFVRGDTAQGIGKTNSLTLGISVLMTFFMVPLYFRLRRLRRNIKQNQIAQG